Within Vespa velutina chromosome 8, iVesVel2.1, whole genome shotgun sequence, the genomic segment tccttgTAATTTATAACCAACGAATTTAAGTCTGGACACTTCCAGGAACGTATCAACATCTTTCTGTCTTACTTTTGGTGTCCAAGGTAGACCtacaagataaaaataaatatattaaaaataatcatttaaaaaaattaaatattgactattgtaaaagttaataatgTAGCTTATCTTTCCCTTTGTTCATCTGTGGAGTGTAAGGCCTTAATTGAGATTGATTATTTTGATCTTCATAATAAGTTTGATTCCAACCAGGAATACCTGGTTGACTTATGAGGTTAACCATCTCTCCTTCACCTTCATTTGTCGCAGCATTATTTCCTGGTTCTCCACCCTCGTACTCCATACCTAAGCCTGGCTCGTCTAATGAACTTTGCTTCATTAAactctataaaatattttattttatataattaaaggtgagataaaatttatataataatagataagatAACAGAGACTAACCCGTCTAAGAGgtcttttattacatttctgATTCTGCGTTTCTATTAAATCTGGTGCACTAGCAGGAGGAGAACTAGCCCTCATGGTTCTTGCTACTTCTATTGTATCTTCTTGTTCTGTATCAAGACCAGCTTcctctctatattttttctttaattctctgAGCGTATCGATACCACCCAAAGAAACTAATATTAATTTccataaaagtaaaagaactttttttatAGGAAAATGGGGCGCAGATCCACTACAAAAACAAGTCACCATACCAAGAAGTTTTACGATAAGTAATTCCTCACCATATGGATTTactgaaagaaataatcaaattaataattggtTCATTAGGAATTATATTTGTATCCTTTGATAATTACCAAGTTCCTCTTTAAAAGATTCAACATAATCTACATAAACACTGtactctttactttttatttcttctctcataaCTTCTGTgatgatatataaaacagaCAAAATTATTCTCAAGTCAACAGAATCTGCAAGACTAACAGCTAACTTCCTCATAGCTAAGCTAGCAGTTGTACTGTTTCTAAAAtgcatttagaaaaatattttaaaatacaatttataattattttattaaatataaattgaaacttactcaatttcaatatttaaaagcTCTACAAATGCTGGAAAGACACCAGCTTCATAAAGCAacataacattttttcttgtCCAGTCTTGCTGTTCTTTGTCAGATTGTACCTCGGCCCAACAGCCTTGAACTAAATATAAGATACAACGCGCAGCTTTCATCCTTAATTGTTTATTGGATACTTCCAACTGATctaacaatttatatacaacTGATTTTTTCTGAGATGCATCTAACTTTTGCCACCAAGGACATAGCTTATACCATTCCATTTGATCTTCAAATGCCTATAATACAAagtaaacgatatatatatatatatatatatatatatatatatatatatacccaatTGTACAAACAATTGAATCTATATAATCTTACTTTGAGATTAAGTTGCAACTCGTATTGTTCGGTATAGCTATATAATTCAGCGATCTCATTGGCATGTGTATCAGCATCGTCATAAACAAAATCCAAATCTACACTTTTTGGTTCATCctaaggagaaagaagaaagctaCATTGATAACGAAGGATTTTAGATCTTAATATTCCTTATCGTAACTTAAACAATCggtatgatttattaaaaaaaaaattaatatatatatatataaaatctcaataatatatatttgaatttaatgaagattattaggttaagaaaaaaaaaaaaaaaaaaaaaaaaaagagaaaaagaaaaaaaaatcaatatactCGTGAATCATCATCCGTGATCTTCTGTCAACATAATGATCttgtaattttcaatttgaaaaatttattttactttacctCACTTACATCTGGATCAACTTTTCGTCGGTAACCTACACGTGGAAAATCCCGCTTCCCATTTCCATTTGCATCCATCGGTACGTCACATAACATTTTGTGATAATGATTAGACTAAGAACGGGAAGAGAAACCGATGGACACATTTAAGGTAGACAATGTCTTATAGTATTTCCCGATTTTTCTATCAAAACCGTACGGACAGGCTCACGTTtgagtatagaaaaaaaaaaaagaactaatcCGGACAATGcatattgcaaaaaaaaaggaatttatgATTTTCGAATCAAAGCAACAAACATTCCGTAGCTCTGATAATCGAATAACTGATTCAGAAGTTATTCTTGCAAGGACTATAAACTGCAAGCAAGTTCTAGGCTCGATTCGTTTCGTCCGATCTGGACAAAACTCTCGCGTACGAGAGTATAAGTCGCGCCAGTAACTTTCCTATCAAcgaactacatatatatatatatatatacatatctacgtatgcgtgtatatatatatatacataccgaTATATACTATTTCTGGACAACTATCGTTCCTATATTAATCCAATTAGCTATATACTCATGCGTGACTCGTAAGATGCTTTCGACACTTCATTTATAACGCAGTTATTTCTAATTTGCACTTCCCTCCACACCACACCTCTACCGCACCCCACCCCCCTCCACAATCACTTTTCTAGATTTTTATCTACGATAAAAAGTTTgataaaatcgaagaaaataattggagaaatattttttaaatattcgatttGGCGCCTTTTTCATtgtattcattgaaaaaataaattttaaataattacaagtgacttttcgatataattaatcgattttgtcGTTGATACAAATGTAAcgtgaaaaataatctttacagatatttttcctttttaaagtataaaatttagatattcttctgctttttttttcttttttcctttttttttttttttttttcttctttttatttcttcttcctcttctttagttttttcttttgcaaattGTTAAACTGACCAATCGCGAAAGACGTTTAAATAGAATTGCGCCGGTTTTGCTTGGAGTCCTGTAAATGGAGGGGCCAATAAACTTAAGTTCTTGGCAAACGTTTCTGTTCGATACGATTTTATGCATAAAGGAAAGCTTTTTGCCCGTTGAAACGGTTTACCGTAATAAAACGGCGAAACAATGCAGGGTacaattatagaaaatttaagcGGCAAGAAACTTTCGGTAttggtaatattattaatcgttgcACAAATCGTTTGCTTTTTAATAGGCGGCCTAATAGGtgagtaataatttttattcgtttcattaAACGCATTTAAAAGGGATCGCATTGTCgatgtaaacaaaatttttgaaattatttttttccattttttattcttttaaatgacgataattctcgttttgttttgttttgttttgtttggttttgttttttttaaataacacattttattttcgcAAAATAATGAACATCGcaga encodes:
- the LOC124951274 gene encoding striatin-interacting protein 1 homolog isoform X1, coding for MLCDVPMDANGNGKRDFPRVGYRRKVDPDVSEDEPKSVDLDFVYDDADTHANEIAELYSYTEQYELQLNLKAFEDQMEWYKLCPWWQKLDASQKKSVVYKLLDQLEVSNKQLRMKAARCILYLVQGCWAEVQSDKEQQDWTRKNVMLLYEAGVFPAFVELLNIEIENSTTASLAMRKLAVSLADSVDLRIILSVLYIITEVMREEIKSKEYSVYVDYVESFKEELVNPYGEELLIVKLLGMVTCFCSGSAPHFPIKKVLLLLWKLILVSLGGIDTLRELKKKYREEAGLDTEQEDTIEVARTMRASSPPASAPDLIETQNQKCNKRPLRRSLMKQSSLDEPGLGMEYEGGEPGNNAATNEGEGEMVNLISQPGIPGWNQTYYEDQNNQSQLRPYTPQMNKGKGLPWTPKVRQKDVDTFLEVSRLKFVGYKLQGDRESLAGLPQPIHEGVNTLKRHMYTSLAEVQIQEEEEIARNPMSTPEPPLRQTPTEILYQAILPNLPQYMIALLKILLAAAPTSKAKTDSINIMADVLPEEMPMTVLQSMKLGNDVNRHKEIIVKAVSAILLLLLKHFKLNHIYQFEFMSQHLVFANCIPLVLKFLNQNILSYIEARHVIPLLDFPMCVIGDQPELTPESLEIGDNQTYSWRNIFSCINLLRILNKLTKWKHSRIMMLVVFKSAPILKRTLKVRHAMMQLYVLKLLKMQTKYLGRQWRKTNMKTISVIYAKVRHRLNDDWAYGNDLEARPWDFQVEECELRTCVDQFNNRRYSNAPKDEELEPVDTSVTSVLGTNVKLTEEFKQHYELWLQQEVFQRSINWDELLDPEACEI
- the LOC124951274 gene encoding striatin-interacting protein 1 homolog isoform X2; amino-acid sequence: MLCDVPMDANGNGKRDFPRVGYRRKVDPDVSEDEPKSVDLDFVYDDADTHANEIAELYSYTEQYELQLNLKAFEDQMEWYKLCPWWQKLDASQKKSVVYKLLDQLEVSNKQLRMKAARCILYLVQGCWAEVQSDKEQQDWTRKNVMLLYEAGVFPAFVELLNIEIENSTTASLAMRKLAVSLADSVDLRIILSVLYIITEVMREEIKSKEYSVYVDYVESFKEELVNPYGEELLIVKLLGMVTCFCSGSAPHFPIKKVLLLLWKLILVSLGGIDTLRELKKKYREEAGLDTEQEDTIEVARTMRASSPPASAPDLIETQNQKCNKRPLRRSLMKQSSLDEPGLGMEYEGGEPGNNAATNEGEGEMVNLISQPGIPGWNQTYYEDQNNQSQLRPYTPQMNKGLPWTPKVRQKDVDTFLEVSRLKFVGYKLQGDRESLAGLPQPIHEGVNTLKRHMYTSLAEVQIQEEEEIARNPMSTPEPPLRQTPTEILYQAILPNLPQYMIALLKILLAAAPTSKAKTDSINIMADVLPEEMPMTVLQSMKLGNDVNRHKEIIVKAVSAILLLLLKHFKLNHIYQFEFMSQHLVFANCIPLVLKFLNQNILSYIEARHVIPLLDFPMCVIGDQPELTPESLEIGDNQTYSWRNIFSCINLLRILNKLTKWKHSRIMMLVVFKSAPILKRTLKVRHAMMQLYVLKLLKMQTKYLGRQWRKTNMKTISVIYAKVRHRLNDDWAYGNDLEARPWDFQVEECELRTCVDQFNNRRYSNAPKDEELEPVDTSVTSVLGTNVKLTEEFKQHYELWLQQEVFQRSINWDELLDPEACEI
- the LOC124951274 gene encoding striatin-interacting protein 1 homolog isoform X3 codes for the protein MLCDVPMDANGNGKRDFPRVGYRRKVDPDDEPKSVDLDFVYDDADTHANEIAELYSYTEQYELQLNLKAFEDQMEWYKLCPWWQKLDASQKKSVVYKLLDQLEVSNKQLRMKAARCILYLVQGCWAEVQSDKEQQDWTRKNVMLLYEAGVFPAFVELLNIEIENSTTASLAMRKLAVSLADSVDLRIILSVLYIITEVMREEIKSKEYSVYVDYVESFKEELVNPYGEELLIVKLLGMVTCFCSGSAPHFPIKKVLLLLWKLILVSLGGIDTLRELKKKYREEAGLDTEQEDTIEVARTMRASSPPASAPDLIETQNQKCNKRPLRRSLMKQSSLDEPGLGMEYEGGEPGNNAATNEGEGEMVNLISQPGIPGWNQTYYEDQNNQSQLRPYTPQMNKGKGLPWTPKVRQKDVDTFLEVSRLKFVGYKLQGDRESLAGLPQPIHEGVNTLKRHMYTSLAEVQIQEEEEIARNPMSTPEPPLRQTPTEILYQAILPNLPQYMIALLKILLAAAPTSKAKTDSINIMADVLPEEMPMTVLQSMKLGNDVNRHKEIIVKAVSAILLLLLKHFKLNHIYQFEFMSQHLVFANCIPLVLKFLNQNILSYIEARHVIPLLDFPMCVIGDQPELTPESLEIGDNQTYSWRNIFSCINLLRILNKLTKWKHSRIMMLVVFKSAPILKRTLKVRHAMMQLYVLKLLKMQTKYLGRQWRKTNMKTISVIYAKVRHRLNDDWAYGNDLEARPWDFQVEECELRTCVDQFNNRRYSNAPKDEELEPVDTSVTSVLGTNVKLTEEFKQHYELWLQQEVFQRSINWDELLDPEACEI